From Ananas comosus cultivar F153 unplaced genomic scaffold, ASM154086v1, whole genome shotgun sequence, one genomic window encodes:
- the LOC109705301 gene encoding zinc finger CCCH domain-containing protein 18-like, with product MAGEEGDEVGIERQLEQQLEEQRASIAAVDEALAAEPANAELLAVHEELLLAIKDTEEGLLHLKQSRLLKEMDTIFTDHESAAADENVKAEPLDPGQVEPEPLELEEFSVGSKCRFRHTDGRWYNGRVVGLEGSDTARVSFLTPTSESMLMCKFFLQQRCRFGSNCRSSHGFLVPISSLKEYIPTLWHHSLVGTNVLAASGNQPGVWRNAELESWDDEHKLGQVVFLHDGSSAKLGSDSLSISKYAEITDDDDEDSEEDSSFSERSELSGDEDNNQGLGFLQAATLQRGIQTETAVFAKWEHHTRGIASKMMASMGYREGMGLGVSGQGIVDPVSVKVLPPKQSLDHAVASNKNKVDRATSKKRSRGGKRKREKKYAQLARAAKAEEGQKPDVFSFINKQLYGQDDDNGSGAKYKKGSGEGDRQHKNEDRRSLVVYEDEVKELRSRVEKLEEMVKRNRGKDKAVYEAASRKLSDTQKALADAEATHASASTAVVSKEKEKKWLKF from the exons GTTCACGAGGAACTTCTCTTGGCCATTAAAGATACAGAGGAAGGGCTTCTTCATTTAAAACAATCGAGACTTCTAAAGGAAATGGATACCATCTTTACTGATCATGAATCAGCAGCTGCAGATGAGAACGTCAAAGCTGAACCCTTGGATCCAGGTCAGGTTGAACCAGAACCTTTGGAATTAgaagaattttctgttggatcAAAGTGTAGATTCCGGCACACAGATGGGCGCTGGTATAATGGGCGTGTAGTAGGTTTAGAAGGCAGTGACACTGCTAGGGTTTCATTTCTTACTCCAACATCCGAAAGCATGCTG ATGTGCAAGTTCTTTCTACAGCAAAGATGTCGGTTTGGTAGTAACTGCCGCTCATCACATG GTTTCCTCGTTCCAATATCCTCATTGAAGGAGTACATTCCTACTCTATGGCATCATTCCTTGGTAGGTACCAATGTATTGGCAGCCTCTGGAAACCAGCCTGGCGTTTGGAGGAATGCTGAGCTCGAGTCATGGGACGATGAACACAAGCTTGGTCAAGTCGTCTTCCTGCATGATGGGAGCTCCGCCAAGCTCGGCTCtgattctctctctatatccaAATATGCAGAAATAACTGATGACGACGATGAAGACAGCGAAGAAGATAGCTCATTTTCAGAAAGATCTGAACTTAGTGGAGATGAAGATAACAATCAAGGTCTAGGGTTTCTTCAGGCAGCAACACTACAAAGAGGGATTCAAACAGAGACTGCTGTTTTTGCCAAGTGGGAACATCACACACGGGGCATCGCTTCCAAGATGATGGCTAGCATGGGTTATCGCGAAGGCATGGGGTTAGGTGTATCAGGCCAAGGTATTGTCGATCCGGTGTCTGTAAAAGTGCTTCCGCCAAAGCAGTCCCTTGATCATGCTGTTgcttcaaataaaaacaaagtcGATAGAGCTACAAGCAAAAAGCGCAGCAGGGGAGGCaaaagaaagagggaaaagaaGTACGCGCAGTTAGCCCGGGCCGCTAAAGCCGAAGAAGGGCAGAAACCCGACGTCTTCAGCTTTATAAATAAGCAGCTTTATGGGCAAGATGATGATAATGGTTCTGGTGCAAAGTATAAGAAGGGGTCTGGTGAGGGTGACAGACAACACAAGAATGAGGATAGGAGATCTTTGGTTGTGTACGAAGACGAAGTGAAAGAGTTAAGGAGTCGAGTCGAGAAGCTCGAAGAGATGGTGAAGCGGAATCGTGGTAAGGATAAGGCGGTTTATGAAGCGGCTTCGAGGAAGTTGAGTGATACACAGAAGGCACTGGCAGATGCTGAAGCTACTCATGCGTCGGCCTCAACAGCAGTTGTTAgcaaggaaaaagagaagaaatggttGAAGTTTTGA